The Phaeodactylum tricornutum CCAP 1055/1 chromosome 6, whole genome shotgun sequence region CCAACACTTTCGGAATCTTGTATAGTGTAAAACAAAATTCCAATTTCCAAAATCCTCCAGAGGACAGGTTGTGGATACACATTCGTACTACTAGACGAATGAGGCTTTGGATAGATGGGAGTCACACTGGTACTCCGTCAGCCAACCCGGATGAGAATTTCGATTGTCTTCCACAACATGATTCCGCAAATGTCCCGTAACAGTTCGATGCCGTTGTCGCTCGTTGGACTTGACGAGCTGTACCATGCACAAACCAGCTTGGATTCCACCTTGGATACTGCTACTACTAAATCCTCGCAATAGATCATTCCCCCTTGACAACAATCCCTCTCTCGTAGAATGCCACACAATGGAAAGAGTACCGCAATCGAGGAGGACTTGCGACAGGGCTGTCCGACTACGACAGCAAGCGCCGTGGAGGACGAGCCCGAAGGCCTTCTCTTTTGGTTGGAAAGTACGGACGCCAACATTCAGACAGCCTTCgtttcgtcgttgccgttACCGCTACCGTCAGACTGCAACAGTTTAGTCCGTAGAGGAGGATCCGATCCCCATTTTCGTTCCCACCTGACGTTGACTTGTAGCTTCCGGAAGATCGACTCCGGATCCTCCTCTACGGAATCACCCAACGCGAAGGGTCCTGCCGAGTCCAAATCGGACATATCCTGGACCCTCTATATCAATGCAGCGACCAACGTTACCGGTACAGTCGAACGCTTTGTTTCGCGTTTTCTTCTCCGCATACAGCTGCAGTCGATCCGATTCCTCCAACCAACAAGGATTCTGGTACACAACACGCACGGTGGGGAGCTCTGTCTGGGACCGTCGGTCTGGCAAGCCTTTGTCGAAACACTCTCCCCCAATCACTACCGCAATCACACGAACCATTCCACCGACACCAAGTCAAGCATATCTACCATAAATCTGGAATTGGTCAATCTGAATCTGTCCCCTTTACACTGCGATATTTTGGCACGGGCGGATCTGCGACGGATCCATTTAACCTTGCGCTTGTGTTTCGTGCAAGATACCCATCGTGCATTGCTACGCGCCGTAGCCTCCAACGGCAGTACTGACGCGTCCCAGGTACGGGGCTTGCGCGGTTTGACGCTGTCGGACGTGATCTTTGGATCGTCCGACTATAAAATTGCTTTATGGGATGCACTAGGATCGAGTACATTCTTGCGGCACTTTCAACCGTGTCCCGTTGCCAATCCGCACGACCACGATTACTACCAAGCCATGCTCAAGGCACTGACTCAACAGAACACCGCCCTCCAAACCCTCAACCTTTCGCATCACGTCATGAGCGACGCAACGTGGACGCAACTGTGTCAATACACGTTGGCGTCGCATCCTACCCTTGAAAGTCTAGACGTACGGGGATGTCTAGTGTCGCCCGAGATTGCGTTCGCAACACTGTACGAGAATAATAACGGTAGCGGTGTCAAGACACCACTGCAAAAAAATGGCGATTCCCAATCTTCCGATGCGATGCCAACGGTACCGCGCACACGGGTGCTCTTGGAACTCGTCCGGACTAATCCTCGCATTCGACATATTCGGTACAGCAGCGACGGTGCTCACGCCGACAATGACGTACCACCTTCGCATTTGCGATCCACTCTAGAAACCGCCCTGTGCCACAATCGCTACCGGGACGCCGTGTCGACCTTTCTAGACGCAAGTCGGGACGGATCGAAACTCTCGTTGCTCCCTAACGCTCTCGCCAAGATGCAAACCGAGCCGGACTGCATGGCGGCAGCAAGTCTTTCCTACACATTACTGTCGCAAACAATCGATATTTTGCGGCTGTAATAGAGAGACGGACGGACGGTTCGCTGCACACGCTACGCGAAAGGGCAACAACTTCCATTAGTACACTGCTTGAATTCGACGTACAGCTACCTGTCAGTCGAAATCCCTTGTCATCGGCACTGGACTATCTAGGGAATAAGAGTCGGAATAGAATGTAAAAGACCTTAGATTATTGGTTGCAAGAGTATGTATGTTTTTGTGGCAGTATAACGATCTTCCTCACTTGGCCAATAGAAGCGCGGGTGCGATGCTGTTGGCCTCCTTTTCGATCAAGGCCCATTTGTCCTGCAGCGCTTCCAGTTTCTTTTTagcctcttcttcttcgcgaAAGTAGGCTGCCGTGCACCGGTCATACAAAGCCAGGTCATACTCCATGTACATTTTCAAGACATTTTGGGCCAATCCTTCCACCGTCGCATTCCAATGTCCCGACGAATTCTTGTAGAGAGGGCCATAGATAATCGGCAGGACTGTTTGAGCATTCAATCGGGACAGGCAACCTGAATTCACCAAATGTTCATTGTTCCATAAAAACAAAGCCCGTTCGACGACCTGAAAGTGATCGGAATCGAGACAACGAGCCAAATTTGTAAAAAGCATAGTTGACACCTGGGCGAGTTGATCGGCACCGAGCAACtccaaaatttcttcgaGTTCGTTCAGGAACATGACTTGCTTTCCCGAATTGCTCCACGGCCAGCACTTGAAAAAGCCATTCAGGATGGGCGTAGCCGTGTCAGCATCCTTTTCCACGTATTGAATAATACAGTACGAAAGTTGCTGGTGGTACAATGCGACACATTTGGGCTTGTGCAAAGGAATCAGTGCCCGGGCCAAGAACTGCAAATGCTCCTTTTTGAGCGGAATAGCGAAGCCATTGATAATGGATCCAAGAATTTCCAAGAGCTCCCCGATTCCGTTGTGGCGTTCCGTTTCGTACACAAAACGATAAAAGACGTTCGAAATGGCCCGTCGAATGAATGAGCGGTGCGACATAAACTTGCCGTAGATCCGGTGCAATATGGTTTTGAGGTAATCGCGTTCCCGTGGATCCTCGCTGTCAAAGAGTTCAACGAGCTGCAGGCAAAACTTTTGGTCCACGTACTTTTTAGCCGCCTTTGCGTTAACTTCGGAACTTACAATGAAGCGTAAGAAGAATTCGTACGCGACTTGCAGATGAGGCCAAGCGGGTTCCAGGACAGGTTCATCTTCTTCGGGGTCAAAGTCGTCCGTGGCAGGCGGTAGCGCCCGGCAGACGTTAGCGGAGACCATGGCCATGAGATCGCCCATGACGGATTCGGTAAAGACCTTTTGACCAGCCGGAGTATTGACAAAGTCTACGAGTTCAAGGAGAGTTTGACGCTTCATGTCCTTGCCTCGCTTGTCAGCCGTGGGGtcgtcaaacgaaaagatAACGGAACAAAGCTTGAGCTTCGCAACGAACAATTCTTCTCGTTTCGTCGGCGGCCCATCCCGCAGAGCAGGTAATTCTTTCAGAGCCGCTCTATCTACACCAGGAGTGTACACGTGAACAACGTCAGAAGCCGTTTCAGTCTTGTTCGTGTTCTGTTGTTCCGTGTcggcttttgctttttgggCAATTATCGAAGCAGCCTGAGGAGATATCGAAGTTGAGCCCGCCATTGGAGGGCGACGACGTGACTTGGCGTCCGCACTAGGTACAACTTCGTCAGCCTGAtaaccaaaaaaagaagtgATTGTGAGACATTGGATACGATAGCAAGTAAAGTACGTAGCCCGAGCGATTTCGGCACAAAAAAACAAAACACGCAACAGATCATTCGTCGTCATTAGCAACAGTATCTTCATCAAACACACCAGAGCATATTCGCATTCGCTATCTTGTTGCGGTGAAAAGGCATGGATTGTTTGTCGAAACGGCGAAGGTCGAGGTCGTACACGTGTTTGACCGCGCTGACGAGAAAGTTGGCGATTCGTTGACTTCGATTGTCGCCGCTGGCGCAGTGGCACCGAACCTTTGATCGTTGGAAACTGAACCGCGGGTCCCAGCGGCAAAAGGCCTCGCCATCGGTATGCTGGATCCAAGAGCCCGTGTTCCTCCTCTGCTTGAAACCATTCCGTGACGCAGGGAATGAGTCCGCGCCGATAGATTTGTTGAAGATCTTTGGGTAAAAAATTCAACGGAAAGGTCGTGTTTGGCTGCAGTGGGGTAGATCGTTGTTGGAAAGGAGGAGATGACAAGAGGTGCTGATCTTGTGGAGGCCAGACAGGTGGGGCAGCTGTGTTCTCGGAGCGAGAATCCAAGAGGCTCTTgttattgtcgtcgtcgttgctgctgccaTCGTACGCGGCGTCAAGATCGTACACACACATCCACGGAGCCGAAGATAGAGGCACCAAGGGATCGCATGATACAAACTGGTCCGCGACGAACAAGGAGGAGACTGTCGTAGAAGACTGTTCGTACAGTGATAATCCGAGCGGCAGATAGCAAGCATCGTTCTTGGTGTCAATGTTTGAAAATGATTCCGCAGGATCGATGTCCTCTGAGCTGTTGTTGCGCGAACCAAGATTAAAGAGGACTGGTGAAACGGGCTCCGGCGATTCCAGGCTCGAAGCGGAGCTCCGAGACGACACTTCCGGAGATCCGAGACATTCGGCGTAATCCTCCGTGAGGAACTCCTTCGATACGCTGTTCCTTGGAGGAGACGAGGATGCGTGCGGAGACATCAGCAACGGTAACGACGATTGTCTCGCTGGCAATCCATCCATCATCGTGGGAAAGTGTGGATCTAGAATTCCGCGAACGTTTGACTGGAAGGCTCTTTTTGCCAGTCCAAGTTTGGCAGTatgtatatgtgtgtgtgcgtgtgtgtatCGATGGTTCGTTGCAACTAGGTAGTAATCGCGCCAGGTCCTCCTTTGGGTCGGGTAATGATTCGCCTCTTATAGCCAATGAGAAGGAGGATTGAAAACCGGTGTATAGGTTTTGGCGGAGATGTCCACGGACTCGACTTAAATGTTCTCACCAAATCACGGCCGAAATCCAATAAATCCCGTCGAATGCTTTGTAGATGAACATAAATCCAACCGACACGACGTGACTCTGGAAAAATTCACCCGCAAATCTGGAATCCGGAGTTCCACCACGAGCAGAAAATCAACAACCGAAtgcaaaacaaaaagacgaaCAAGCTCGCACGCACGTACCGGCGGGGTTTGAGGCTTGGACTGGCCACCCTTGTTTTTGCCCTTGCGTAATCCTCGCATCATCTTGACGCTGGATTGATAGAGCTACAGTTAGTGGCAATGGGGAGAGCTTGGGTAGGGCCGTTGGATTGAAAGGCGTTTTAGAGAAAGCACGAACGGTATACCGAGAAAAAGTATATGGCGATACCAACGAGTCGTTGGGATTCGCACCGTGCACGCGGACACTCTCGATTCCCCCCTCGTGCGCTCGCGGCCCTCGCACCGAAAGTCACGGGTCATTATCGAACCCCGTGATGATGTCGTTGTGATGTCCAGGTAAATTGTCACTGTGACAGAAAGTTTTGTGGAATGACGCAACTGTCTGTAAAGTTCGTTTCTACTTATAGAAATCTGGAAGGCGCCGCAGCTGGTTTCTGTGTTTGTCGTTAAACAGTGATGGGTTCTTTTCGGTTTTGCATTTTCTGATGTGGTAGGGCCTCGGAACATCTTCCGGATCTTTCGTTTTGGACTGCAACGCGAGGATGTCAAGGAACATCAGAGCATGGATTGCGTTCTCGCGGGGCCTACACTGATGGATGGTAAAACCAACAGACAGCCACAAGCTCGTATTGCCGCCCGCATTGGATAATACGTGCCATGGCCTCTTGTACCGTGGACGAGTGTGCCGGGAATGATCGAATCCTTGGCGTCGTTCGATCGCGAACGGACGGATGTCAGAGTCGGCTTTGGGACGATACCGAGGCGCTTGAAAAGGCTAATGCTGAAAAGATGCAATTGCAGAATCAGCTGCGTGCGACTGATTGTGGCTCGGATACGATGGCACTGTCAACGGCATATCCTGACAGGAACGTACGTACCGGAGGACGGTGTAAGAGTATTTCCGAGTCGAACCTCAATTCGGAGAAGAATGCTGAGCACTCGTCCATCAGTGACGGTCTGGATCTCGCGGAGAGTGCCGGGAGTATAGAGATCAGCTCGGAAGTCAGCGCCTTCGCAGGAAAGGAAAGATCGGGGCCTCCAATCGCACGGGATATGGATCGTTCGACAGCACCCTTGGATGTTATCGATCCTCCATCAGCCGTCAGAGGACCATCTTATACGGGCAATATGGGAGTTATTGCTGAAGTCGTGCCACAGCCTCAGTGTGAAGAGCTACGGACGCCAATCGGAATTTGTTCCATAGACGATTGCTTGCTCGATCCGAAACTAAACCACTGTTTCGATGGCCCTCCTGTCGCCACACCGTTTCTCAAGGACGTTGAACGATTGCATCGTCTTGTGGATCGCCACGAttggaacaaattgcatcGTCTCATCATTCACCAGCCAGATTTAGCTCGTCAAGTGATGTCCACCACTTGTCAAGGTGAACGCAACCAGTGCACGCTTCTGCATGCTGTTTTGTTGCGGTCGTCGCCCAAGGATCAGGTTGCCATCTCCATCGATACTATCGACGCAGTCCTAACAGCCCACCCGTCAGCTTTACTACTACCGGATACACGCGGACGCCTGCCTCTGCACATCGCCTTGCTACGGAGCGCGTCACCTTTTGTTTTGCGATACATTCTGAAAGCTCGGATTCAAGCGATTCGACAAGCTGACGAGGACGGTAACCTTCCTCTCCACTACGCTTGCTCGTACGGCACACCAACTGTTGCGCTCGACATTCTTCGGGAGTGGCCCAAAGCTTGTCAAATCTCGAATCATCGCAACCGCTTACCTCTTCACGGACTCTGTAGTGTCTGGTTCGACAAGGACGAGGTACACGGATGCAAGGACAATGTCAGTCCTTGCTGGTTGCAAGTGCTGAACACTATGCTCGATATGTATCCCCAAGCAGCATGGGCCAAGGATCGACAAGGTAGACTTCCCATCCATGTTTTATGTGCCACCCATCCTCACGTTCCGTTCAACGTGTTGCACGTCTTGATTACACTGCATCCCGCGTCTCTGTTGGTCGGAGACGTAACCGGTCAGGTTCCAGCAGATCTTGTAGTCCGATCTGGTGGGCGCTGGAGTAAGACTTGCGACAATGACGTTGTCCTTCAGTACCTAATGGAACGCACACAGCGGGAACGACGTCCGACTCAGTCACCCATTACGAGATTACTGGGCATGGGCGCTCACAAAGGGAAGCGTCGCAAGAAACCGCACGTCCTAATTGACTTACGTGATTGCTACGGATAGAAACATAACACACCACAGGGCGAAAGGACAGGACACCGAACGAAAATAGATACATGATTTTCGTTTCCAGAACCAAAATATTGTGCTGAAGCGCTACGTATACTCAAACACTCCTCTTGATAGAAAGGTGCACCATATTCCGACTTTCAACATATACGCATTGCGCTGCAAAGGAATAATTAAAATACGTTTAGAAAGCAAGACAGCCTTTGTCCCACACTGTTTTCCACTTGTATTTTCATGCATCAGCTCTCCTCGGGAAGGGACGTGATCGTTAAGAGTCAATGAGCTACGATGGTCGCTCGAACATTTCCGTTCTAAACGGAACCGTACGAAATCATGGAAAGCGTGCCAGTGGCCACAGcgacaaaaagccaaaaTTTCATTCGTTCTTTCTTTACCACCTGGCCTTGGCTATTTGGAAGGCGACCACAGTGCCAGTCAAAACGACGCCCAACGTGTTTGGCCAGTTCCCCGCGCTTAATATGGCCGCATAAACGGCCAAGTTCTAAGACGGCAACGTATATGTTGGCCAAAATGTGGGCCGTCATATAATGCGCTTCTGAGAAAACAAAGTCACCCAgcaaacgacgacgatgattgAATTCGCAGAAGTTAGTCATGTCCACAGCCGCGTCAACTGCAACCATACCGAATACTCCACAGAGTAAAATAGGAGCAGCCGACGGAACATTGATTACAACAGCAGCACTGATCGGCAGCCAGACGAGGAGCAGAATTTCCGAAACGTTCCAGTAGGAACAGTATGTGTGCTGCGGAAAACGACTAAACAGAAGACCGTCGCCGATTGCCCAGTTGAAGAAATGGCGGAATAGGGATAGCACACCTCCTTTCCAGTAATCGTGGTCGACAAAGGCTTCTTTCACCGAAAGGAAATGTCCTTTGGATTCTGCCAGCGTTCGAAGGCAAAAATCCACGTCTTCGCCACCACCTGATTTCGCGTAGTTGGTATCAAAGTGCATGCCGGGGAGCCTTTTCAAGAGAATGTTTGCCGTTACACCCCACTGTGGACTCGTGTAAATCGGATTTGCTGCAATTTCAAACATAAAGGTCAAGTAGCTCATGAGCACAGCAGAGTGGATTTTAGATAGAtcgtgacgacgaggaaagcGGACCAAGCCAATCAGACCGACGCAGTCGCTCGACTTTTCTACCAGCGCAGTCTCGTACGCAAACAAAACTTGTGGACCCGGCCTCACATCATCGTCAAGAAAAAGGACAAACTCCGCAGCACTCTCTCTGATTCCGTAGTTGCGAGCAGCAGATGCGCCGAGGTTCGTGGTGTGGCACCGAACACGAACGTTGTTGCCTAGGCGACCATCTGATTTGTGTGATGTTTGCTTCGTAAGCAGGGATTCAAGCTTCAGAGCTGCAGTCCGAGGGCAGTGAGTTTTCATCATTTTACAAAGTTTAATTGGATTGTCCACAATGATGATTAACGAGCTACGCATTCGACTTGGAACAACTAAATCACATAACCCTTGCAAGATCGGCACATCGATTCGATACGAAGGAACGATAACATCCACAAGGAAATACTCAACGCGCTTGACTGTAGGTGAAAGATGCATATCCAAATGTTGCCGTATCGGATCCACATCAAGAAGTACCCAGTCACGCCATCCGTTCGCTGGAATACGGTCATATCGTGCAGGATTCGTGTTGTTGCCACCACGCTGATTGCTCAAGATTGCCCCTTCCACGCGAGGTGCAGCACCAAACTTGAGATAGAGACGTTGAAGATATGGATCTAAATCTTGGTTGATAAACCCATTCTTACGATGATCAGGGATGAGACCGCCAAAGCATGCAAAGTGCGCTTTGCCGACTGCAGGGAACGTCGGAAAGCCTGGAAAGCTCACGTCGTCCCACCACGGACATCCAAATCCGAAGTCACAACCCAATCGATCCGCAATATCTAGAAAAGCCCTGTAAAATGCACGGTAATGAAACTCTCCGGTTCGGATGTCAATGTCGTCGCCCAACAGGACCACCCAGTCAGCACCTTTTTCATAAGCGACCATGGCCATCTTATTCCATGCGCGACAGATAGGAAACGAGGAGTCGACAGAAACAGGATCGTTGGTGAGCATCTCGAAATGAGTCGCTCGCGAATTCTTACGTATCCAACATTGCAGAGTTTTGGCCGTCTCACAATAGGCTTCGTCCTGGTCCAGTGCCAACACAAGCAAATACTTGCACAAGACATCTCGCTCAATCTGCCGTACCAGACGCTGAACATCGTTTGCAACATGCTTGGCGTTTGAGCCTAGACGAACAGTTAGTAAAATTCCTTGCACCGGTAGCTCGGGATTTTTGTTGCGAAGTCCAGCCCTCGCCAAGGCGTCCTTCCACTTGAGATTCAAAGACGGGTTCATTCCTTTTGAGCATTTCTCTAACGTAGAGGCCCAAGACTCGACTTCGGATTACGGTAGAATACCAACACCGTACTTAAATCGTCGTACCGCTCTTTGATGATTCTCCCAGCGGAGTCCGAGAGCTTCAGAAAGGTTGCAGCGTTCGCGCATTGAAAGATTCACGCGCCGTTCTAGATCGCAAACAACCCAATGCTGAAGTTCCGACTGTACCAGCGCTTGCTTATCTCGTTGCGTTGCTACAAAAA contains the following coding sequences:
- a CDS encoding predicted protein, encoding MPHNGKSTAIEEDLRQGCPTTTASAVEDEPEGLLFWLESTDANIQTAFVSSLPLPLPSDCNSLVRRGGSDPHFRSHLTLTCSFRKIDSGSSSTESPNAKGPAESKSDISWTLYINAATNVTGTVERFVSRFLLRIQLQSIRFLQPTRILVHNTHGGELCLGPSVWQAFVETLSPNHYRNHTNHSTDTKSSISTINLELVNLNLSPLHCDILARADLRRIHLTLRLCFVQDTHRALLRAVASNGSTDASQVRGLRGLTLSDVIFGSSDYKIALWDALGSSTFLRHFQPCPVANPHDHDYYQAMLKALTQQNTALQTLNLSHHVMSDATWTQLCQYTLASHPTLESLDVRGCLVSPEIAFATLYENNNGSGVKTPLQKNGDSQSSDAMPTVPRTRVLLELVRTNPRIRHIRYSSDGAHADNDVPPSHLRSTLETALCHNRYRDAVSTFLDASRDGSKLSLLPNALAKMQTEPDCMAAASLSYTLLSQTIDILRL
- a CDS encoding predicted protein, translating into LPALRDGPPTKREELFVAKLKLCSVIFSFDDPTADKRGKDMKRQTLLELVDFVNTPAGQKVFTESVMGDLMAMVSANVCRALPPATDDFDPEEDEPVLEPAWPHLQVAYEFFLRFIVSSEVNAKAAKKYVDQKFCLQLVELFDSEDPRERDYLKTILHRIYGKFMSHRSFIRRAISNVFYRFVYETERHNGIGELLEILGSIINGFAIPLKKEHLQFLARALIPLHKPKCVALYHQQLSYCIIQYVEKDADTATPILNGFFKCWPWSNSGKQVMFLNELEEILELLGADQLAQVSTMLFTNLARCLDSDHFQVVERALFLWNNEHLVNSGCLSRLNAQTVLPIIYGPLYKNSSGHWNATVEGLAQNVLKMYMEYDLALYDRCTAAYFREEEEAKKKLEALQDKWALIEKEANSIAPALLLAK
- a CDS encoding predicted protein, whose amino-acid sequence is MASCTVDECAGNDRILGVVRSRTDGCQSRLWDDTEALEKANAEKMQLQNQLRATDCGSDTMALSTAYPDRNVRTGGRCKSISESNLNSEKNAEHSSISDGLDLAESAGSIEISSEVSAFAGKERSGPPIARDMDRSTAPLDVIDPPSAVRGPSYTGNMGVIAEVVPQPQCEELRTPIGICSIDDCLLDPKLNHCFDGPPVATPFLKDVERLHRLVDRHDWNKLHRLIIHQPDLARQVMSTTCQGERNQCTLLHAVLLRSSPKDQVAISIDTIDAVLTAHPSALLLPDTRGRLPLHIALLRSASPFVLRYILKARIQAIRQADEDGNLPLHYACSYGTPTVALDILREWPKACQISNHRNRLPLHGLCSVWFDKDEVHGCKDNVSPCWLQVLNTMLDMYPQAAWAKDRQGRLPIHVLCATHPHVPFNVLHVLITLHPASLLVGDVTGQVPADLVVRSGGRWSKTCDNDVVLQYLMERTQRERRPTQSPITRLLGMGAHKGKRRKKPHVLIDLRDCYG
- a CDS encoding predicted protein; this encodes MSSICILNVGLYRTGSCTLANAADKVGFKVFRTFPTLSSETLKLMLLDPSVAVQTWWLQEGKDALRDWLTGGYNFICDGWIALLPFLSDHELLALLSFAEEHGVRIVFVATQRDKQALVQSELQHWVVCDLERRVNLSMRERCNLSEALGLRWENHQRAVRRFKYGVGILPEMLKRNEPVFESQVEGRLGEGWTSQQKSRATGARNFTNSYCETAKTLQCWIRKNSRATHFEMLTNDPVSVDSSFPICRAWNKMAMVAYEKGADWVVLLGDDIDIRTGEFHYRAFYRAFLDIADRLGCDFGFGCPWWDDVSFPGFPTFPAVGKAHFACFGGLIPDHRKNGFINQDLDPYLQRLYLKFGAAPRVEGAILSNQRGGNNTNPARYDRIPANGWRDWVLLDVDPIRQHLDMHLSPTVKRVEYFLVDVIVPSYRIDVPILQGLCDLVVPSRMRSSLIIIVDNPIKLCKMMKTHCPRTAALKLESLLTKQTSHKSDGRLGNNVRVRCHTTNLGASAARNYGIRESAAEFVLFLDDDVRPGPQVLFAYETALVEKSSDCVGLIGLVRFPRRHDLSKIHSAVLMSYLTFMFEIAANPIYTSPQWGVTANILLKRLPGMHFDTNYAKSGGGEDVDFCLRTLAESKGHFLSVKEAFVDHDYWKGGVLSLFRHFFNWAIGDGLLFSRFPQHTYCSYWNVSEILLLVWLPISAAVVINVPSAAPILLCGVFGMVAVDAAVDMTNFCEFNHRRRLLGDFVFSEAHYMTAHILANIYVAVLELGRLCGHIKRGELAKHVGRRFDWHCGRLPNSQGQVVKKERMKFWLFVAVATGTLSMISYGSV